From the Agelaius phoeniceus isolate bAgePho1 chromosome 28, bAgePho1.hap1, whole genome shotgun sequence genome, one window contains:
- the LOC143696110 gene encoding uncharacterized protein LOC143696110, with translation MESREDKCPRQNLVAEAVLSGSTAQEANGEEKARRCRMRRGCKRRWRGCEGERASLGREGGRRWRQSSELVLHEQLHDGEKPHTCMECGKSFRWNCHLIRHQRIHTGERPYECGECGKSFRESSSLIRHQRSHTGERPYECGECGKSFRRSSHLISHQRTHTGERPYECGECGKSFRRSSHLISHQRTHTGERPYECSKCGKRFPTSSSLFQHYRIHTEERPFQCPDCGKGFKNNSTLVTHQRIHTGERPYECDKCRKRFLTSSRLLQHYWIHTEERPFQCPDCGKGFKLNSHLITHRRIHTGERPYECPQCGKSFSSSSHLTQHQRRHR, from the coding sequence atggagagcagggaggacaaatgcccgcggcagaacctggtggcagaggccgttttgagcggctccacagcgcaggaagccaacggggaggaaaaggcccggagatgccgcatgaggaggggctgcaaacgcagatggcggggatgtgagggggaaagagccagcctgggccgggaaggcggccggagatggaggcagagctcggagctggtgctccatgagcagctccatgatggggagaagccccacacatgcatggagtgtgggaagagcttcaggtggaactgccacctgatcaggcaccagaggatccacactggggaacggccctacgagtgtggggagtgtgggaaaaGCTTCAGagagagctccagcctgatcaggcaccagaggtcCCACAcgggggagaggccctatgagtgtggggagtgtgggaagagcttcaggaggaGCTCCcacctgatcagccaccagaggacccacactggggagaggccctacgagtgtggggagtgtgggaagagcttcaggaggaGCTCCCACCTTATCAgccaccagaggacccacactggggagagaccctatgagtgctccaagtgtgggaagaggtttccgaccagctccagtctcttccagcactatcggattcacacagaggagaggcccttccaatgccccgactgtgggaagggattcaagaacaactccaccctcgtcacccaccagcgcatccacacaggggagaggccctacgagtgtgataaatgcaggaagaggtttctgaccagctccaggctcctccagcactattggattcacacagaggagaggccattccaatgccccgactgtgggaagggattcaagctcaactcccacctcatcacccaccggcgcatccacacaggggagaggccctacgagtgtccccagtgtgggaagagcttctccagcagctctcacttgactcaacaccaacggaggcaccggtaa